The Rhodospirillales bacterium genome includes the window CTCGGACGCCGGCGGCATGGAGATTGAGGAGATTGCGGACAAGGAGCCCGACAGCATCCTGCGCGTCCTGATCGACCCGGCAGTCGGTCTCGAGAGCTTCCAGGCCCGCGAGATCGCCTTCGGTCTCGGCCTCACGGTCGCCCAGGTCGGCCAGATGAATGAGATACTGCTCGGCTGCTATCGCGCCTTCACCGAACTCGACGCCACGATGGTGGAGATCAACCCGCTGGCGGTCACGATCGACAGCCACCTGGTCGCGCTCGATGCCAAGATGAGCTTCGACGACAACGCGCTCTTCCGCCGCCCCAATGTCTCGGAGTTCCGCGATAAATCCCAGGAGGACGTGCGCGAGCGCGATGCCGCCGACCGTGGCCTCGCCTATGTAGGGCTCGACGGCAACATCGGCTGCATTATCAACGGCGCCGGTCTCGCCATGGCCACGATGGACATGATCAAGCATGCCGGCGGCGAGCCCGCGAACTTCCTCGATATCGGCGGCGGGGCCAGCCCCGAGCGTGTCACCAAGGCGTTCAACCTCGTGCTTTCGGACGACGGCGTGGAGACGATCCTCGTGAACATCTTCGCCGGCATCAACCGCTGCGACTGGGTCGCCGAGGGTGTCGTCCAGGCCGTACAGAAGCTCGATCTCCAGGTTCCGCTGGTCGTTCGCCTCGCAGGTACCAATGTGGAAGAGGGACGCAAGATCCTCTCGGACAGCGGCCTCGACATCATCACCGCCGACACCCTGGCCGACGCCGCCGAAAAGGCCGTCGCCGCCTGGAAGAGTGTGAAGGAGGGCTGAGCCATGGCCATTCTGCTCGACGAGAACACCAGGGTCATCGTCCAGGGTTTCACCGGCAAGACCGGCACCTTTCACGCCCAGGAGGCGATCGACTACGGCACCAACGTCGTTGGTGGCGTCACCCCAGGCAAGGGCGGCACCGAGCATCTCGGCCGTCCGGTCTTCAACACCGTACGCGAAGCCGTGAAGACCGCGGGTGCGGAAGCCAGCCTCGTGCTCGTGCCGCCGCCGTTCGCTGCCGACGGCATCATGGAGGCGGCGTCCGCCGGCATCCGCTTCTGCGTCGCCATCACCGACGGCATCCCCGCCCAGGACATGATGCACGTGAAGCGCTACATGCGCCGCTACCGATTCGAGGACCGCATGCGGCTCGTCGGCCCCAACTGCGCGGGCGTGATCAGCCCTGGCCGCGCCATGATGGGCATCATGCCAGGTCATATCTACAAGCAGGGCAACGTCGGCATTGTCGGGCGTTCGGGAACGCTGGGCTACGAGGCCGCAAGCCAGATGCAGGCGCTCGGCATCGGCATCTCGACCAGCGTTGGCATCGGCGGCGACCCGATCAACGGCTCCAGCTTCAAGGACATCCTGGAGCTCTTCGAGGCCGATCCCGACACCCACGCTGTCATGATGATCGGCGAGATCGGGGGCCCCCAGGAAGCCGAAGCCGCCGAGTACGCCCGGAACAACATGATCAAGCCTGTCGTCGCCTATGTCGCCGGTCTCACGGCACCGAAGGGCCGCAGGATGGGCCACGCTGGCGCCATCATCTCGGCCTTCGGCGAAAGTGCGGCTGAGAAGGTGGAGATCCTGAAGGAGGCCGGTGTCACCGTGGCCCCGAGCCCGGCGGAACTCGGCAGCACGATGGCAGACGTGCTGGGTTAGGCAGCCGCCCGCCGCCAGAGATCCTGGGCGGGTTTGGAGTGATCGGCGAGGAAGTCGGCGGACTGCTGGCGCTTCGGTGTCGTCAGACGGAAGCGCTGCCCTGCCGTGGCGCGGAAGGCGTTGTTGTGGCCCGCAGGGATCGTGCCGGTGGTCATCGCCTGTGCCCTCCCGTCTCGTGTTGCGCCATGGTCGGGGTGAAGGGTGGGGAGCCCCGGTCAATTGCCGTCGTCCAAAGAGAAGGGCCGGAGCGTTGCCGCCCCGACCCAATCCCGTTTCCAAAGATGCCCGTCTTTGGAAATCGAAGCCTGCGGCTTACATGCCGGCCTTGACTTCCTCGAACATGCGCTGGATGTCTTCCTTCGGAGTCATCTCGATCTGGAAGATGCCGGTCGAGAGCAGGTCCTCCGGGTTCTTCGAGAGACCGCGGGCCGAAAGCTCTTCTTCGGACACCATCTCGTAGGCGCGCTGGTTGGCGTGACCATAACCGAGGGTGATGATCCCCCAGACGCCGGCCTCGGCCGAGATATAGGAGTCGATGACGTTGTGCGCCTTGATCACCATCTCTTCGTCATTGGCGTCGTTGGCAGGATGACGGACCAAGCCGCATATCCAGGTCATCGCGCCTTCCCTGGGCTGCATGAACATGACCGGCAGGCCCTGGTTGCGTAGCGCCGTGATCGAACTGTTCCACGTCGCAGCGGCAACCAGCTCACCGGAAGCGAGCGACTGCTCGATGTCCGACATCGTGTTCGAGTAGTAGCGCAGCAGCGGCAGCTGCTCGCGCAGCAGGTTGGCGGTCAGCTCCATGTCGGCGGAGTCGCTGAGGTCGTACGGGTTCTCGACGCCGCCGTAGATCGAAGCCACTGCAACACCGTCGATCAGGCTGTCGATCATCGACAGACGGCCCGAATACTTCTCATCCCACAGGATGCCCCAGGTGTGGTTCTCGACGTCGACGTACTCGGGCGCGAGATCGGTGCGGAAGGTGACCGAGGTCTGCCCCCATTCCATCGGCACGAAGACGCGGTTGCCGCCTTGGATCGAATTGTCGACTTCCTTCAGAGTCGGTATGATCTGGTCCCAGTTGCTGAGCAGGTCGGTGTCGATCGGAGCCAGCAGGCCGGCATCGAACCAGCGGCGCAGCTCATAGGTGCACGGCGTCATGACGTCGGGCTCGAAGCCGGCGCGCATCTTGGCGAAGGCTTCTTCCTCGTCGCCCCAGAAGGCGAAGTTCGAGGCGCAGCCGTACTTCTCCACGTACTGCTTGTGGAGATTGACATCGTCGTAGCCCGCCCAGGTGAAGGTCAGGGGAGCAGAATCGTCGCCGCAGCTCTCTGCCGGAATCTCTTCCTGCGCGTGCGCACCGGTGGTCAGCGGCACGACGGCCATTCCGAAACCGAAAGCCCCCAGGATCGAATGGATTTCACGGCGGGAATACTTGCCGCCGCGGATGCCGTCAGTGATCTGATTGACATCCAGCTTGCTTGCATCAAGACGCTTCATTGGTCGTGTTCTCCCTTTTTGAAGCCTTTACGGCGGCCTCACGCCACCGCATGGCTCTTCTTGTTCCATGCCGACCATTCGTGGTCAACATTGCTGTAGCGATTGTGAAGCCGCCTCCCGGGCAGACGATGGCCGTTTCGCGGCGAGGAGATGGCATGGCGGATTCGGTTCGCGCCCCGGATGCCGGACGAGAACACGGGCTTGTCGTGCCGCGCAATCCGGCTGCCTTCGTCGTGCGATACGACAGTCTTTCCTGATGCTGGCGCGAGCCAGGGTAACGGGTCGCCGGAAATCGCACGATTTGATGCCCTGCGGAGCTCCGCTCGACGCTGCGGTTGACCGGGCCTTCGACAACACGCCGGTCCATCGGCTCTGGCTCGACGTACTCGTCGAGAACCCCCGTGCGAAGCGCGTTTACGAGTGCCATGGCTTTACGCAGGAGGACGTGTTTCGCCAGTCTTTCGTTCTGCCTGGTGGTGGCCGCACCGATTGCGCTGTGCTTTCGCCCGGAGCGGGAAGCGAGCGAGCAGCGCTAGACGTTGGCGACGGTAAGCCCGCGCGGGATCTTCTTTTCGCTGTCGTAGAAGGGCAGGGCGACGATTTTGCCCTCGTGTTCGCTGCCGTCGGCCAAGGTTACCGTGACCTGCCGGCCGATCCAGTCGTCGGCTTTCTCGAAGCAGACAAAGGCAATGCCGCAGTCCAGATAGGGTGACCAGGCACCGGATGTCGTGCGTCCGACGGCTTCACCTTGCCAACCGATCCTTGTGTCGGCCAGGGGTGCTGCGGTCGGGCAGGTCACGCCGAAGAAACGGCATCCCTTGTCGGCTTGCACCAGGGCAGCCTTGCCGATGAAATCCGTCTCCTTGTCGAGCGTGACGAAATGCCCGAGGCCGGCATCGAACGGCGTCATCGCCGCATCCATGTCGGTGCCGTTGTCCATGATCGCCGCTTCGATGCGGCGGATGCCCATGGATTCAAGGCTGGCGTGGATCAGGCCATGCGTTTCGCCCTTGGCCAGGATGTGCCGGAACATGGCGCGGCCGTCCATGGCTTCGGGCGCAAGCGGATAGAGCTCGAAACCCATCTCGCCGGTCCAGCCGGTGCGCGAGGCCAGGAACGGATGGCCGTCGATTGCGACCTCGTGGACCGAGAAGTACCTGAACGGATCTGGCGCGCCGCCATCGAGCAGGTCCGGCAGCATATCGAGTGAGCGCGGCCCCTGGATCTGCAGCACCCAGGAATCGGGATCGCTGATCCGGACGTCCATGCCGAGCGCGTGGGCCTCAAGCCAGGGCAGGAACTCACCGTCGGCCAGGACATACCAGAAGCGGTTCTCGCCCGCTTCATCAGCACGCCGTCCATCAGAATGCCGCCGTGCTGGTTGCAGCTGATGGCATAAATCGCACGCCCCTCGTGCAGCTTCGAGATGTCGCGACAGAACACCTTGTCAAGCAGGGCACAGGCGTCCGGCCCGGAGATCTCGATCGGATGCTCGGGCACGTCATAGAGCGCAGTCTGTCGGCGCAGGTGCCAGTAGTCGCTGATCGGGTCGTCACCGAGCCCCAGCGCGTAGAAGCGGCGGCCCAGAAGGGCCTTGTCCGTGAGGTATGCCGGCATCCAGGGCGACATGTTGAAACGTTTCGCGCTGATGCGCACGGTGGCGTGCGCGCTGGCATAGTTCGAGGTGTTGCTCATGGCGGCGTTCCCATTGTCGGCGGGACCATCGTTGCTGGCCGCACCCTTGTCCAGCCTGCTCAGATCCGGTCGACCATGCGTGCCATCACCAGGCAGGGATTCCGGGGGTCGTAGAGGTCGGGAATCTCGGCTGCCGGTGCAAAGCCCATAGCCGTGTAGAACTGGCGCGTTCCCGCATGGAACGGATCGTCGGATGCATCGCTCAGGGTTTTCACGGTCAGCAGCCTGACGTTCTGTTGTCGACAGCGATCAATGGTCGCCGCGATCAGCGCACGGCCAGCACCGCTTCCGTGGTGATCGGGCAGCACGCCGATCGCGTGGATATTGATGGTGCCGGGCGTGACGATCTCCAGGCTGGTGAAGCCGATGGACTTGTCGTCACGGCGGGCCGCCAGCATCGGCAGACGATCGGCCGCGTCGATATCGTCCTGTGTCGCCTCTTCAATGCCGAACCAGTCAGACAGGGCGCGCAGGACCATGTCGGCCAGCGCGGCCTTGTCTGTGTGGCGTTCCTCGACGGTGATCGTCATGATCTGCCACAGGTGGGAACGATGGACACCATGGATTTCGAGAACCCGCGGTTCTGAAAAAGTCTTCTTCGACGTTCATAACATGCTGCCGCAGGAAGGGCCGGGCAATGCCGCCTCGACCGCGCGGGCGCTTGAGCTTGCCGGGCCGCTGCCCGATGCGCCGCGTGTGCTCAATCCCGGCTGCGGTCCCGGACCGCCATCGACCTCCAGGCTCCGTTTGTCGAAGAGGGCACTGCCGAGATGGGCACGGGCGATCGCGTGACGGTCCAGGAGGGCGACATGGGCGAGCGTGCGGCTGCACCCTGTTGGGCGACTTTGTTCTGCCGCGCGAGGCCTTGTGGGACGAGTGCTACCTGCTGATCGTCGCTCGTATCGAGGTAATCGCGCCCAAACTGCACCGGGGATGTGGAGGCTGAAGAGATGCTCGCCTGGCACTGCAAGGAGGGCGAGCGCGATCTATCGCGAGCATGGCGATTGCGGCGGCTACCTCTTCATGGTGCTTGCGGTGTGACACCGGCGCAGGCAAAACCACAGCCATGTTCTCATTTCAGAAACTTGCGATTTTTGCGATCATCCTCGCGGTGCTCTGGCTCGGCTTCCGGTTCGTCGGCAATCTCGAGAAAAAGCGCAAGGCTGAGGAACGGCTGACGCGACCGAGCTGGCGAGAGCGCTTCAGCCGAGGCGGTCGCAAGCCCGGTGTCGAGAAGGCGCGCGCGGGCGCGCGCGAGCCGGTCGGCGATGTCGACATGATCGCCTGTCGCGTTTGCGGCGACTATGTTGCAGCCGCCGGGGCGAAGGCTTGTGGACGCACTGACTGTCCGTACCCCCGGTCGTCTTGACCCGCGCGAGAGCGCCTCATAGGTTCCGCCCGCCGGCTCGCCGGCCTTCCGTTTCAGGAGTCGCATGTCGATGAGCACGGCCACAGGTCGGGGCCTGCCGTTCCAGAACCTGATCCTTGAGCTCCAAGCCTATTGGGCCCGGCAGGGCTGCGTTGTGTTACAACCTTATGACATGGAGGTCGGTGCGGGCACCTTCCATTGGGCCACGACGCTTCGCAGCCTCGGGCCCGAACCGTGGAACGTCGCCTACGTGCAGCCGTCCCGGAGGCCGACCGACGGGCGTTACGGTGAGAACCCCAATCGGCTGCAGCACTACTATCAGTTCCAGGTTCTGATGAAGCCGAGCCCGGAGAACTTCCAGGAGCTTTACCTCGGCAGCCTCGAGGCGATTGGGATTAATCCCATGGAACATGACATCCGGTTCGTCGAAGACGACTGGGAAAGTCCCACCCTTGGCGCCTGGGGGCTGGGCTGGGAGGTGTGGTGTGACGGCATGGAGGTCACCCAGTTCACCTACTTCCAGCAGGTCGGCGGCTACGACTGTCGTCCGGTGCCGGGCGAGCTGACCTACGGGCTTGAGCGTCTCGCCATGTACATCCAGGGCGTCGATCACTTCCGCGATATCGCCTGGAACGGCCCCGGCGTCACATACGGCGATATCTACCTCCAGGCTGAGCGCGAATACACCGAACACAACTTCGACCACACCGACGCTGAGACCCTGTTCCGCCATTTCGAGGACGCTGAGAAGGCCTGCGCCACGCTGGTCGAGGCCGAGCTTCCGCTGCCAGCTTACGATCAGTGCATCAAGGCGAGCCACACCTTCAATCTGCTCGACGCGCGCGGCGTGATCAGCGTGACCGAACGCGCCGCCTATATCGGCCGCGTGCGCAACCTGGCGCGTGCCTGCGCCACCGCCTGGCTTGCCAGTCGCGGCTATCTCCCAGCCGGAGAGGGCTGAGCGATGGCCGAGTTCCTGCTTGAAGTAATGTCTGAAGAAATCCCTGCAAGAATGCAGTGCAACGGTGTTAAAGCTCTGCATGAGAACCTTCAGAGAATTCTTGACAAGGAGCGTGTTCGTGCTGAAGAAACAGAAGTTCATGTAACACCGCGGCGGCTGGTCGTGGTGCTGCAGGGGCTGCCGGAACGTCAGCCCGATCTCCATGATGAACGCAAGGGCCCCAGGGTCGGTGCGCCGGACAAGGCGGTCGAAGGTTTCGCCCGTTCGGCCGGCGTCGCCGTGTCGGATCTCGAGGAGCGCGAGACCGACAAGAGGGCCATCTGGTTTGCGCGGATCCACCGTCCCGGACGTGCCATCGCCGAGCTTCTGGCCGAAGCCGTGCCGCAGGCCATGGCCGACCTGACCTGGCCGAAGTCCATGCGCTGGGGTGACCATAGCGCCCGCTGGGTACGGCCGATCTCCTCGATCGTGGCGCTGCTCGACGGTGCGGCCGTGCCGTTCGCCTTCGGTCCCGTCAGCTCAGGCCAGACGACACGGGGCCACAGATTCCTGGCACCCGATCCATTCGAGGTCACCGGCTTTGCGGACTATCGCGATCGCCTGCGCGCCGCTCATGTCATCATCGACCACGCTGAGCGCCGGGCGATTGTTGCAGAGGGCGCTGCCAAACTCGCCGAAGCCGAGGGGCTCACGGTGGAAGACAGCCCCGGCCTGCTGGACGAGGTCGCAGGGCTTGTCGAATGGCCGGTGCCTGTTGTCGGCGGTTTCGATCCCGCCTTCATGGAAATGCCGCAGGAGGTGCTGGTCACCGAGATGACCCGGCACCAGCGTTGTTTCCCGCTGCGCGATGCTGCAGGCGCACTGGCGCCCCGCTTCGTCTTTACCGCCAACATGGAAGGCGGCGATGGCGGCCGGATCGTCACGGCCGGCAACGAGCGGGTGCTCGCCGCCCGGCTGTCGGACGGCCGCCACTTCTGGGATCAGGACCGCAAGCGGACGCTCGAGAGCCGCGTGCCGGACCTCGCCAACATCGTGTTCCACACGAAGCTGGGAACCGTCGCCGAGCGGGTTGTGCGCATGGAAATGCTGTCCGAGGCCCTGGCCGATTCGGTTCCCGGTTGCGATGCCGCCCTGGCCCGCCGCGCCGCCCATCTCGCCAAGGCTGATCTGCCGAGCGAGATGGTGGGAGAATTCCCGGAGTTGCAGGGCGTCATGGGCGCCTGCTATGCCCGCTACGACGGCGAGGACGAGGCCGTTGCCGCAGCTGTTTCCGAGCACTACAGCCCCCAGGGCCCGTCCGATGCTTGCCCCACAGCACCGGTCAGCATCGTTGTGGCGCTGGCCGAGAAGCTCGACACGCTTGTCGGTTTCTTTGCGATCGATGAAAAACCGACGGGTTCGCGCGATCCCTTTGCCTTACGCCGTGCAGCATTGGGTGTGATCCGGCTGATCCTCGAAAACCGCCTGCGGATGCCGCTTCTGGGCGCTTTTGCCACCGCACGCGAAGCCTATGGCGAATGGGACGGCGCCGCCGAGACCGTCGGCGACGATCTCCTCGCCTTCTTCGCCGACCGCCTGAAGGTGCATCTGCGTGACGAGGGCGTCGGGCATGATCTGATCGATGCGGTGTTCGCCCAGGGTGCCGATGACGATCTGGTTCGTCTGATGGCGCGGGTTCACGCGTTGCAGGCGTTTCTGGCGACCGAGGACGGTGCGAACCTGCTCAGTGCCTACAAGCGTGCAGCCAACATCGTGAGCATTGAAGAAAGGAAGGACAATCGGGCCTTCGATGGTGCGGTCCACGACGGTAAGCTTGCGCAGGACGAGGAGCGCGCCGTCGTGGTGGCCCTTGCGACGGCTGACGCGGCTTCTGGACCTGCGTTGTCAGAGGAACGGTTCGAGGATGCCATGACCGCGCTTGCCGCGCTGCGTCGGCCGGTCGACGCCTTCTTCGATCATGTCACGGTCAACGCGGAGGATGTTGCTCTGCGTGAGAACCGTTTGAACCTGCTGTCGGCGATCCGTGCAACCATGGACCGCGTCGCCGACTTCTCGAAGATCGAGGGTTAAGCATGACGCAATGGGTTTACGCCTTCGGGGGTGGGGCGTCGGAGGGCGATGCCTCGATGAAAGCCTTGCTGGGCGGCAAGGGTGCCAATCTTGCCGAGATGGCGAGCCTGGGCCTGCCGGTTCCCCCAGGCTACACGATCACGACCGAAGCATGCATGGCGTTCTACGAGTCCGGCAAGGCCTTCCCCGATGGCGTGGAAACGCAGGCCGCGGACGCGCTGAAGGCCGTCGAGGAGACCGTCGGCCGACGATTTGGCGATGCGGCGGACCCGCTTCTTGTCTCGGTGCGCTCCGGCGCGCCGGTCTCGATGCCGGGCATGATGGACACCGTGCTCAATCTGGGCCTCAACGACGAAACCGTCGCCGGCCTCGCGACCTCCAGCGGTGATGCGCGGTTCGCCTGGGACAGCTACCGCCGTTTCATCCAGATGTATTCCGACGTGGTGTTGGGCCTCGACCATGGTGACTTCGAGGACATCCTTGACGACGTGAAGGACGAGGAGGGTGTGTTCGAGGATGCCAGGCTGACCCCCGAGGCGCTCAAGACCGTGGTTTCGCGCTACCGCGCGTACGTTGCCGACCGGCTCGGCCACCCGTTCCCGCAGGACCCCAATAAGCAGCTCTGGGGCGCGATCCGGGCGGTGTTTGCCTCCTGGCACAACCAGCGCGCCATCGACTACCGCACGATCCACGACATCCCCGATGATCTCGGAACAGCCGTCAACGTTCAGGCGATGGTCTTCGGCAATATGGGCACCGACTGCGCCACAGGCGTTGCCTTCACGCGAAATCCCGATAACGGTGCCAACGAGAGCTTCGGAGAGTTTCTGGTGAACGCCCAGGGCGAGGACGTGGTGGCCGGTATCAGGACGCCGCATCGCATCGCTTCGACCGGCGACGGCTCGTCGATGGAAGAGGTCATGCCCAAGGCGTTTGCCGAGCTGATGGCGATCAACGCCAAGCTCGAAAGCCACTATCGCGACATGCAGGACGTCGAGTTCACGATCGAGAAGGATCGGCTCTTCATGCTGCAGACGCGTTCGGGCAAGCGTGGCATCCAGGCGGCGCTGAAGATCGCCGTGGACATGGCCGACGAGGGCCTGATCACGCGCGAGGAAGCGGTCTGCCGGATCGATCCCAAGGACCTCGACCGCCTGCTGCATCCGGTGCCCGACCCCAAGGCACCGCGCAAGGTCATCGCGCGCGGCTTGCCGGGTTCGCCGGGTGCCGCTTCGGGCATGGCGGTGTTCCATGCCGATGATGCCCAGGCGATGAGTGCCGAGGGCAGGGCCGTGATCCTGGTGCGGCCCGAGACCAGCCCCGAGGATATCCACGGCATGCATGCCGCTCGCGGCATTCTGACCAAGCATGGCGGCCAGACCAGCCATGCCGCGCTCGTCGCGCGCGGCATGGGTCGCCCATGTGTGACGGGTGCGGGTTCGATCCGCGTCGACACGGAAGCCGGAACCTTCGGCATCGGCGACATCAGCGTGAAGCGCGGCGATGTCATCACCATCGACGGCTCCACCGGCGAGGTGATCCTGGGCGAGATTCCGACCATTGAGCCGGAGCTCTCCGGCGAGTTCGCGACGATCATGAAATGGGCCGATACCGTGCGTGAACTCAAGGTGCGAGCCAACGCCGAGACGCCGGAGGACGCTGCCAAGGCGCGCGAATTCGGTGCCGAGGGCATCGGACTCTGCCGTACCGAGCACATGTTCTTCGAGGACGAGCGCATCATCGCCATGCGCGAGATGATCATGGCTGAGGACGAGTCCGGCCGTAAGGCACCGCTCGACCGCATCCTGCCGATGCAGCGCGACGACTTCGTCGCCCTGTTCCGCATCATGGCGGGCTTGCCGATCACGATCCGTCTGCTCGATCCGCCGTTGCACGAGTTCGTGCCCGTCAGCAACCACGAGCTGGAAGAGCTGGCAAGCCATATGGGAGCCGATGTCGAGCATGTCCGCATCCGTGCAGGATCGCTGAAGGAACTGAACCCGATGCTCGGTCATCGCGGCTGCCGCCTGGGCATCTCACACCCTGAGATCTATGCCATGCAGGCGCGGGCGATTCTGGAGGCGGCGGTCGAGGCGGAGACATCCGAGGGTGCGCCGGTCCTGCTGGAAATCATGGTGCCGCTGGTCGCAACGAAGCGGGAGCTCGACATCATCCGCAGTCGTATCGAAGCCATTGCGCAGCAGGTGCGCGAGGAGACCGGTGGCGACCCGCAATACCAGATCGGCACGATGATCGAGCTGCCGCGCGCCGCCCTGCGCGCCGCGGAGATCGCCGAAAGCGCGGAATTCTTCAGCTTCGGCACCAACGATCTGACCCAGACAACCTTTGGCATCAGCCGGGACGATTCCGGCCGCTTCCTGGAGCGTTATCAGGCCGAAGGCGTGTTCGAGGTCGATCCCTTCGTCAGTCTCGACACCGAAGGCGTGGGCGAGCTGGTCGCCATGGCGTCCGAACGGGGCCGAACCACGCGTGCCGATATCAAGCTCGGTATCTGTGGCGAGCACGGCGGCGATCCTGCCTCGATCACGTTCTGCCAGCAGACCGGCCTCGACTACGTCTCGTGCTCGCCATACCGCGTGCCGATTGCGCGTCTCGCGGCGGCCCAGGCAGCGATTCGCCAGAAAGGATGATCCGGTGCGGTTTCAGGCCATCAGCTTCGATTGCTACGGCACGCTGATCGACTGGGACACCGGTATCGGATTGTGGTTGGAGAACTGGGCATCGTTGAAGGGCATTGCCGTCCAGACGCATGAGCTGCTTGAGGATTTCGCGCGTCATCAGCGGGCCGAGCAGACCAGGCAGCCATTCCAGTCCTACCGCATGGTTCTGGGCAACGCATTTCGCAACCTCGGGGCGCAGACCGGTGTCGAAACGACGGATGGCGAGGCTGACGAGTTCGCTGCCACCGCCGGGACCTGGCCGCCGTTCGAGGATACGGTCGCCGCGCTGAGGGAGCTCAAGCGGCAGGGCCGTGTGCTCGCCGTTATCAGCAATGTCGACAACGACCTTTTCACCGAAACCCGCGAATTGCTGGGCGAACCCTTCGATATCGCCATCACGGCCGAGGATGTGCAGGGCTACAAGCCGGAGCCGCCCCATTTCAACGCCCTGCGTGCAGCGATCACGGATCGCGGCATCGCCGAGGAGGCGCTGCTTCACACCGCCCGCAGCCGGTTTCACGACATCGCGACGGCCAATGCGCTCGGCTGGTCCAACTGCTTGGTCGACCGCCGCCATGACAAGCCGGGTCGCGGCGTCGGCCTGCCGTCCGATGCCGTGCCGACGTGGACGGTGACCAGCATGGCAGGCTTCATCAATCTGCTGACGGAGATTGATCCGGTCTGATTTCTGACGTTAGGGCTGGCGCGCGGCCAGGATGCGGTAAAGCACCTTGCGGCGTGACCGGGCAAGACGACGGAGCCTCAGAACGAGACCCAGTCCGGTTTGACCGGTGTGACGCGCACGTCGCCAGCCATGACCTCCGCTGCGTCGCCGCCGACTTCCTCGAGGCGGTCGGTTCGGATCAGAGCGATGCCGCGACCGTTGATGGCGCTGCGCAGCTCGCCGAT containing:
- a CDS encoding glycine--tRNA ligase subunit beta, with protein sequence MAEFLLEVMSEEIPARMQCNGVKALHENLQRILDKERVRAEETEVHVTPRRLVVVLQGLPERQPDLHDERKGPRVGAPDKAVEGFARSAGVAVSDLEERETDKRAIWFARIHRPGRAIAELLAEAVPQAMADLTWPKSMRWGDHSARWVRPISSIVALLDGAAVPFAFGPVSSGQTTRGHRFLAPDPFEVTGFADYRDRLRAAHVIIDHAERRAIVAEGAAKLAEAEGLTVEDSPGLLDEVAGLVEWPVPVVGGFDPAFMEMPQEVLVTEMTRHQRCFPLRDAAGALAPRFVFTANMEGGDGGRIVTAGNERVLAARLSDGRHFWDQDRKRTLESRVPDLANIVFHTKLGTVAERVVRMEMLSEALADSVPGCDAALARRAAHLAKADLPSEMVGEFPELQGVMGACYARYDGEDEAVAAAVSEHYSPQGPSDACPTAPVSIVVALAEKLDTLVGFFAIDEKPTGSRDPFALRRAALGVIRLILENRLRMPLLGAFATAREAYGEWDGAAETVGDDLLAFFADRLKVHLRDEGVGHDLIDAVFAQGADDDLVRLMARVHALQAFLATEDGANLLSAYKRAANIVSIEERKDNRAFDGAVHDGKLAQDEERAVVVALATADAASGPALSEERFEDAMTALAALRRPVDAFFDHVTVNAEDVALRENRLNLLSAIRATMDRVADFSKIEG
- a CDS encoding HAD hydrolase-like protein, with protein sequence MRFQAISFDCYGTLIDWDTGIGLWLENWASLKGIAVQTHELLEDFARHQRAEQTRQPFQSYRMVLGNAFRNLGAQTGVETTDGEADEFAATAGTWPPFEDTVAALRELKRQGRVLAVISNVDNDLFTETRELLGEPFDIAITAEDVQGYKPEPPHFNALRAAITDRGIAEEALLHTARSRFHDIATANALGWSNCLVDRRHDKPGRGVGLPSDAVPTWTVTSMAGFINLLTEIDPV
- a CDS encoding pyruvate, phosphate dikinase, translated to MTQWVYAFGGGASEGDASMKALLGGKGANLAEMASLGLPVPPGYTITTEACMAFYESGKAFPDGVETQAADALKAVEETVGRRFGDAADPLLVSVRSGAPVSMPGMMDTVLNLGLNDETVAGLATSSGDARFAWDSYRRFIQMYSDVVLGLDHGDFEDILDDVKDEEGVFEDARLTPEALKTVVSRYRAYVADRLGHPFPQDPNKQLWGAIRAVFASWHNQRAIDYRTIHDIPDDLGTAVNVQAMVFGNMGTDCATGVAFTRNPDNGANESFGEFLVNAQGEDVVAGIRTPHRIASTGDGSSMEEVMPKAFAELMAINAKLESHYRDMQDVEFTIEKDRLFMLQTRSGKRGIQAALKIAVDMADEGLITREEAVCRIDPKDLDRLLHPVPDPKAPRKVIARGLPGSPGAASGMAVFHADDAQAMSAEGRAVILVRPETSPEDIHGMHAARGILTKHGGQTSHAALVARGMGRPCVTGAGSIRVDTEAGTFGIGDISVKRGDVITIDGSTGEVILGEIPTIEPELSGEFATIMKWADTVRELKVRANAETPEDAAKAREFGAEGIGLCRTEHMFFEDERIIAMREMIMAEDESGRKAPLDRILPMQRDDFVALFRIMAGLPITIRLLDPPLHEFVPVSNHELEELASHMGADVEHVRIRAGSLKELNPMLGHRGCRLGISHPEIYAMQARAILEAAVEAETSEGAPVLLEIMVPLVATKRELDIIRSRIEAIAQQVREETGGDPQYQIGTMIELPRAALRAAEIAESAEFFSFGTNDLTQTTFGISRDDSGRFLERYQAEGVFEVDPFVSLDTEGVGELVAMASERGRTTRADIKLGICGEHGGDPASITFCQQTGLDYVSCSPYRVPIARLAAAQAAIRQKG